Genomic DNA from Modestobacter versicolor:
TGATCGTCTTCATCGACGAGCTGCACACCGTCGTCACCGCGGGCGGTTCCGAGGGCTCGGCGGGCGCGGGCAACATGCTCAAGCCGGCGCTGGCCCGCGGCGAGCTGCACATCATCGGCGCGACGACGCTGGACGAGTACCGCCGCAACATCGAGAAGGACGCGGCGCTCGAGCGGCGCTTCCAGCCGGTGCTGGTGCCCGAGCCGAGCACGCTGGACACCATCGAGATCCTGCGCGGTCTGCGCGACCGCTACGAGGCCCACCACCAGGTGCGGTTCACCGACGAGGCGCTGGTCGCCGCGGCGGAGCTGTCCGAGCGGTACGTCACCGACCGGCACCTGCCGGACAAGGCGATCGACCTGATCGACCAGGCCGGCGCGCGCACCCGGCTGCGGGTCAAGCGGCCGACCACCGACCTGCGGGCGCTGGAGCAGCGGGTCCAGGAGCTGCAGCGGGAGAAGGACCAGGCGGTCGCGGCCGAGCAGTACGAGCGGGCCTCGGGCCTGCGCGACGAGATCACCGCGGCGCAGGCCGAGCTGGAGGTGGCGCGGTCCGGCGGCGACGCCGGCATCCCCGAGGTGGGGACGGCGGAGATCGCCGAGGTCGTCTCCCGGGCGACCGGCATCCCGGTGGCCCAGCTGACCGAGGAGGAGCGCGACCGGCTGCTCCGCCTGGAGGACGTCCTGCACGAGCGGGTCGTCGGCCAGGACGAGGCCGTCGAGGTGGTGGCCGAGGCGATCCGGCGCTCGCGGGCGGGCCTGGGCGACCCGGACCGGCCGATCGGCAGCTTCCTGTTCCTCGGCCCGACCGGCGTCGGCAAGACCGAGCTGGCCCGGGCGCTGGCGGAGGCGCTGTTCGGCGACTCGGACCGGATGGTCCGGCTGGACATGAGCGAGTTCCAGGAGCGGCACACGGTCAGCCGGCTGGTCGGCTCGCCCCCCGGCTACGTCGGGTACGAGGACGCCGGGCAGCTGACCGAGGCGGTGCGGCGGCGCCCCTACTCGGTGGTCCTGCTCGACGAGGTCGAGAAGGCGCACCCGGACGTGTTCAACACGCTGCTGCAGCTGCTGGACGACGGCCGGCTCACCGACAGCCAGGGCCGCACGGTCGACTTCACCAACACCGTGGTGATCATGACCAGCAACCTCGGGTCGGAGGCGATCGTGAACACCGCCGGCCCGCTGGGCTTCACCAGCAACGGCGGTGGCGGCAACGACGTCCGGGACGCCGTGATGCGGCGGCTGCGGGAGGCGTTCCGGCCGGAGTTCCTCAACCGGATCGACGAGATCGTGGTCTTCCGGCAGCTGGAGCCCGCGCAGCTGGCCAGGATCACCGACCTGCTGCTGGACGAGACCCGGCGCCGGATGGCGGCCCAGGACATCACCCTGGAGGTCACCCCGGAGGCGGTGACCTGGCTGGCCGAGCACGGCTTCGAGCGGGCCTTCGGTGCCCGGCCGTTGCGCCGCGCGATCCAGCGCGAGGTCGACAACCGGCTCTCCCGGCTGGTGCTGGGCGGCGAGCTGTCGCCCGGCCAGCAGGTGACCGTCGGCGTGGTCGACGATGCCCTGGACCTCCGGGTGGGCGACCGCGAGCCGAACAGCGTCGCGGAGGTGGAGACCCCCGCGTCCGTCTGACGACAGCCGCGGGAGCATCGCAGCGAGGGACGAGCGAGGAGCGGACCGCGGCGCGGAGTCAGACCAACGCGACCGTGTGACATCGGTCTCGGCCGAGCACGAGGAGCCCGCAAGTAAGGTCCGCCTTCCTTGCGGGCTCCTCGATTAAGCACACAATCGTGTTGTGGAAACCGCTGCGGCACGCGCCGCCCTCCCTCCGGCCGGGGTCCCG
This window encodes:
- a CDS encoding ATP-dependent Clp protease ATP-binding subunit translates to MTSGLPGGPFGGSPFDDFFSAFLGGPGARRGMQRVDITQLLSSHSREVVSAAAQQAAAWGSPDLDTEHLLWALAGHEPTRTLLSRSGADPDRLQADLAAQLGRGEPTGQGLALTPAAKRALLDAHQVSRASGSTYIGPEHLLFALALNPESGAGRVLGSSRVTPEAVQRAAAGGPVPTSGGSGGGEQPPSSTPTLDEFGRDLTAMARDGKIDPVIGRAQEIEQTIEVLSRRNKNNPVLIGEAGVGKTAIVEGIALQIVDGDVPESLRDRRLVELDLTGLVAGTRYRGDFEERLKKVMDEIREHSDEVIVFIDELHTVVTAGGSEGSAGAGNMLKPALARGELHIIGATTLDEYRRNIEKDAALERRFQPVLVPEPSTLDTIEILRGLRDRYEAHHQVRFTDEALVAAAELSERYVTDRHLPDKAIDLIDQAGARTRLRVKRPTTDLRALEQRVQELQREKDQAVAAEQYERASGLRDEITAAQAELEVARSGGDAGIPEVGTAEIAEVVSRATGIPVAQLTEEERDRLLRLEDVLHERVVGQDEAVEVVAEAIRRSRAGLGDPDRPIGSFLFLGPTGVGKTELARALAEALFGDSDRMVRLDMSEFQERHTVSRLVGSPPGYVGYEDAGQLTEAVRRRPYSVVLLDEVEKAHPDVFNTLLQLLDDGRLTDSQGRTVDFTNTVVIMTSNLGSEAIVNTAGPLGFTSNGGGGNDVRDAVMRRLREAFRPEFLNRIDEIVVFRQLEPAQLARITDLLLDETRRRMAAQDITLEVTPEAVTWLAEHGFERAFGARPLRRAIQREVDNRLSRLVLGGELSPGQQVTVGVVDDALDLRVGDREPNSVAEVETPASV